From Arachis hypogaea cultivar Tifrunner chromosome 3, arahy.Tifrunner.gnm2.J5K5, whole genome shotgun sequence:
TTgagttatctatttatttttaatttttggcaAGAATTTCATTTTACTTGATTCAGCTAATTAATGGCCACCCAGGTGTGCCCAAATCTCCAACTTTTAGGTTTTGTAAACCCACCACTTTGGAACCAAGTTGTATTTGAGCTTTTAGTATTGACAATAAAATAGTGGCTCAAAAGGTTCAAACCCAGAAACCATGGTGGTTCAAGTCAAGCTAGATTTTGAAAACCTATTTGTTTCCAACAATTATAAGTCAGTCTGTTACAAATTTTAATCTTCATGAATCATGAAGAAAAGGTTGAATAAAAGTGGTTAGCTTAGAATCCCTATTTTTGTCACCAAATAAACTATGTCGTGTCCCACTTCTTTACTATCCATTTGAACGTAGTCCGACATTAATTAGTGCACATAGATGAGCATGCTTCTAAGTTTCAAAAGTTCTAGAACCATGTCAAGCCATTCTAAAATAAGGACTCATGCAACACATGGAAAATTCCTCATGCTTTGGAATGAGAGAGAACCTGAATATGATCAGCTCCAAGTAACCTTTTATTACACTTTAAAGCTTCATGAAGATATCTGAGAGCAACATGGACGTTTCCCAATCCTTCTTCCATCATGGCTACATTAATGTAGGTGGCAGCAGTATTTGGATGTGAAGGTCCACAAGTAAGGTGCAAAAGATATAGTGCTCGATTGACATACCTAGCATATaaggaaaaatataaaattggtCAAAATCAATTTCGGCAGCAGAACAAGAATAACTCACAGGAGTTTCCCATTTGATACCATGACCAATTTTATATACATTGGCCAGCATATATCATCTCTTACTGCCAGATCCCTATAATTTGAACAACAACTACTAAAGCAATTAGGTTAATGAATTCATGGGATGACACTCCTATCTGTGATTTTAATCAATGGTCCCCACAATGATATAAAACAAACCATCAAAGATTACTAGTTTATAATTGCGAATCATACTTTAAGGTAATTATAGACAAAGGAATGGCCAAATTCTGAGGACTTGAACCACTTTTAGAAATTTGTTCCAATGACAGTATTATTACTTTACCATAATGTTAGTTTTATGAAGAAAGAATAGAGATAGAAAGGATCCCAGAAGATTGGAACAATAGATTCTCATACATTGAACCACAAACGTTATGATATCGTATAATAATTCAACAATTTAATAGGATAGGGAAATATACTTTAAAGCCAACTCTGTATGTTGGAGTCGATAGTAGAAAACAGCAAGGTCTCCATAACTTTTCATGGTATCAGGATGGTCCAGTCCAAGCTCTCTCTCATTAATATCAAGTGCCTTTTGCTGATAGATAGTTGCCTAACAAAATCATAGCTACAATTATTACGATGATACTGACTAGAATTACTTTAACTTAGCAAGTAGATATTTTATTGTTCTGTGTCTATGTTTCCAAATGAGTTAAGAAAATGTCAACCTTATATTCTTAATTGAAATAGTCATTTGcaataatcaaaatttatgtaagaAAATTGTCATCATCAAAGGAATTCTCTGCTGCAACCTGAGCATTACTATCACATGTTCAGGCTATAATACATTTACTAGGAAATGATATTTCCATCAAAACTTAGCAAAATTACTAGAGAAGAAAATGTAAGTTACAGAACCTAGTGTATTATATGTTTTCCACCACtaacaaatttataaaaaaaaatatttatcagttGAAGACTTTGcaatgaataaatgttgataGCGGTCTGCTTTATGTAATACTATTTGGTATCGAGTATCGACTGGGACGAATAAGATAATGCTGCAACTTgcaaaatttctctaccatattttaattttgtgctcAGTATAAGAATAAATATTTATATCAGAAAAGATGTAATTCACGTCCAGAAAAAACATGCTCTTTCCCCCCAATATTTGGAAAAGTTAGTGAATTATAAAATCAACAAGTTTTGTACATTAGAAATAGTTTGACCCTGACATAGCGCACATCAATTGCTATTCATTTTCACAGCAAATGTCACCATTTCTGATGAATAAACAAAGAGCacttaaaatatataaaacacaGACCTGATTGAAATCTCCAGTATGGTAAAGCACAACAGCCAAAAGGCTATATGCTCCTGCTGTCATTCTATGGTAAGGCCCACATACTGACACTAATTTTGAAAGCGCCTTCAACATTGAATGTGGAATGTTAATTCATTTAACTATTGGTCTTGTGAACAAACTATATTGTAAGATGATTGAATTTAAACATACCTTAGTGCCATAATTGACAGCATCTTCCAATTTACCTTTATCCAATGACGTCTTCGACGATTCCAACAGTGTGCGACCATCAGCAGATGAGCATGCCACATGCTGCAGAAACAATCACAATtacaattcaacaacaacaacaacaacaacaacaacaataataataataataatagtgatgGAATTTTCCTTACAACCAACTCACTTTGTACTATATTTTACCTTATATATGGGAACCATGCTTACAACATCAAACTTTCTGAAAGGAGAGGCTCTATCCATATCATAGTCCCTCGGAACCAGCTCAACCCCAACCTGTCAAAAGATTCTTATATTGGATAAGGGAACAAAATAGAGCATATCACAGTATTACAAAATCGACCtagtgtgtgtttttttttctaaCCTTATGGCACAGTCCACGAAGAATTGCAAACTTTCTTAAATCTTGACAACTCTCATGCTTAAATTGCCACCCAAACCTCTTCAAAAGAAATAATTCTACCCATTTCCATTTCAATTCATAACAACTAGTGATCTCGGCATCATTAGTATCAGAATCAGAAGATGGTGTtccaaataaaatatttaagcaTGCGGCAATCGATGAAGCCaaatcagaaaaatcatcaaCTGCTGGAACAACAGCTTGCAAGATGTGCTTGTAGGCTCGAACAATCATTTCATGAATACATAGTGATTGTACATGTGGAAGCTTATCTGCAAGCTCAACCTGGCAATTGAAAACAGAATTAAGATAACATATTATTGTTAAAGTTGTGTTGGTGCACGCATGCATGTGCCCCGTGTGGGAACAGTGTCTTTGAGACATATTGCAAACCTAAAGGAGAGCAAGAGCAAGTTTGTTGTAGTAGAATGTCAGGAAACAGTAGATTAAGATGCTATGATGACATATAAATTGAGAAATGTGCAGACTACTACTAAGCATCCTCTGCTCCGTTCCAAAAGTAGAGAATTGTGATTCTATCTCATACCTCGTTACATAATTAAGAATGAAGATTCTCAAATGGAAGTGGGGTCTGAGTTAACATACTATTTGGAATGAGATTTGATCTTCTATTCCTATCATCCTATGTTGCTTGAACACATATGTTAAAACTGAAATTTGCTAAACTTATTTGTTTATACCATGACAGATATTCAAATCATTTGGACCAACTTTGGTTCTATGTACAAACATGGGAGTGCTAATCCTAAAGCTACCAAACTGTAACCTGGGAGAGGACATTCCATTCCATTCTCAATCCATGGAATCTATAAAAGCCAGTTCATTATGTTTCTTCTGCTGCAATACTGTAATAGTATATGGTTTTCGTTTATCAATTGTTTCATGAAAAACAGCCGTAGTTAGCAGCATCACCAAATTTTCATTTGATCTATTTTGCACAATGTCAAAGAGAAACACTGCAAAACAGTTGGTTAAAGGGTGCAAAAGAAGATGAATGATTAAATATATTACCACTGTTCCCAAGGAAGACATTTGCAAGCCCCTAGTATGCATGAAATCAGTCAATGTCCTTCCATCAACTGGTGAGAGCTCAAGGGAGCCAAAATCTGCCACCTAGGAATTTGAAGGCACAATAATCAAATATATTCCACAGTAACAGATAAACATGTTAATAAGTAAGAAACTAACCAGCTTTGGAAGGGCAGTATCAATATAATATTTGTAGGCCATTTCCCTCAATTCATCAGGTGACTGTATAGATAAAGAACCAATAAAGTATTGTATCAAAGTATATCCTTAATTTTCAGTACTATGATAATACCATTAGATAGTACAAATTTCATGTAATCTTTGGGAGAATCACATTACAATTTATGCACAGAGAAAAAGGAAGATACAGATTAAACAACCTTCCGATGAAGACCAGTTTTCGATTCCTTGAGTCTTGTATATGCAGCATCAGAAAGCAGTTTTCTCCATATTGTTTCCTTTTCTTCATCTTGTTTCTCTAAATGCTGTTGACTGGCATCTAGCTTGTTTGTATCAACACCATTACAGGTGGAAATATCATTCCCATGTTCAACTGTAGAGTGCCTGTTGtcaatttttttcttcaattccTTCAGCAACCCACCTTGCTTCCCAAGACCCTTCACAGCAGGGTCAAGTTTCACTTCTTCCGTCTTTTTTGTCTCTGTCTTTCCCGTAGCTTGATTTTGCAAATGTTGCACCCAACATGCCCCTAGCTCCCATCTGATGGACTTATTATATCTTGTGGGTTCTTCCGTTAGTTTATGTAAACTTTGCTCTAGAACTTTCTTAACCAAGGACACCGCAGAACGTGAATTTTCATTATCTGTGCTCTGGAGTCGTTGAGTTGTATTTGACAATTGGGGTGTAGATGACTTATGCAACAGCATCCTCAAgctaattttgttttaaaaattaaaataaaaaataaagaaaggaaagaaaatattatcataataataataatatccaagaaaactaattaaaaacatCCTCACGCTGAAGCTAATATGTTAATAGGGTCATATAAAAAACTTATAAAAGCAGATATACCAAAACAGATTGTCACTATTGCACTATAATTTGCCAAGCCAGCATTTTTCCTCATTATTGGTGTATGATTTCACAGGTTAAAGTTTACAAGAATGCAACCCAAGAATTAAATTTGTGTAGGTACACATGATGGTACCCAATAACCAAAGTAGATCAAGGCAGTGATTAAACTTACCTGTTAACATTTAAGGCATTTGCACCTCCTTCAGGCTGGTCTTCAATAGAAACTTCCAAGGAATCAGGACTCCCCTCCCAATCCATTTCAGCTGAAACTTTCACAACAGCTGTGTAGCCACAATGTCGTATAATTACTGCACCTAAAGTAGGAGTATCCTACAAGAGCAAAAGAATGATTTATCAAAAAGGAACTTAGGGGAATTCTAATAGGTCCACAACACTTATTATATCACTTACATGAACAGTTGCACTCTCATCAGCAGTTATGCCTTTAAGCAAGTTTCTCTGAGCAAGTTCTTCCTCCGACAATCCAAGAACCTGATTCCCATCATTTTTGCAGTCCAATTTCAAACTTGCATCACATACATCTCTTGTTACCTTTATAGTCAAATCTCCAATTCTTTCTTCATAGGAAGTTGGAATAGTTGTATCACTGAAAGGGCTTTGCCTACAATCTTTAAGATGCTGTATTGCTGAAACAGCTTCAAAGACCGACACGTCGACAAATAAACTGTGAAGAAGAAACGCTTTCCTATCTCTAATTTGCCTCTCTTCTGTTGTTTGACAAGGCATTGCAGCTAGTATTGCAAAATCTCTGGCCCACCGTCTCTTTTTATGTTTACCATCTCTGCCCTGCCCACCACCATTTCCACCCCACATTTCATCTTCCACGGGAAGTGGAGGAAATGTAGATAGATTGTCAGCAACAACTGGAGGAACAACCCAAGTGTTTGCACGAAAACCATAAGGAAGATTGCCGAACTGAAAAGATGCCACTATGATATTAAGAACGTCTAGTATAGGTAGCAGAGTAGTGTGAAAATTTATGATGAGAAGTATATACCTTATTGTGTTCCGTGAAAGCTTTCATCAAAGCTTTGTAGGCCTGCATGAAAGATTGCAATACATTATTATTAATTCTTAAAAGGAACTAGATATTGTTTAGAGCAATGCACCATCAATTTCGTGGGGTAACTTTAAAGATACAATATAATGTTTATGAAACTAGATCTCTCATGTATTTGCTTCCAGTGCTTTCATTTATTTACACTGTTTCGAATTCATTAGATATGATGATAGGTTTTTGTACAGAAAAGAAACACAGGATAGGAGTCCAtgttaaaaagattttaattttaagggggaagggggaaagaGACTAAGAGAGAGAGATGGATATGGGTTATGAGTATTAATTTTCATGCTATGCTGCTGTTTTCAAGGACGACTTCTACATTTATACCTGTCAAACACAGGCAAATTCAAAGCTTACAAATGAAATTCACTCAGGCATCCTTTGGACCTTCACATTCTACTAACATAAACATATactttgaaaagaaagtaaaaaattttataataatccgACGACTCTTCTATTCCTTCAAATAGTCAAACAGTAATCAAATTAAGTGATCCGAAAGGGCCAGAAATAATTTATAGCATCAACCGTAAGCAACCACTAAACTTACAGCATCAAACACCCTGCTTATCTGCTGAAGAAGACCAACCAAAGTATGACAGACAAGAAGACGTTTTCCAGCAGGATAGAATCCTGTTCTTGAAGCAACAATAGTAGTTGGTTTACCACTGCAAACCCTGACCTGCACATGCCATATCCATAGCAATCCCACATCAAAGATGAGTTAGTCTACCAAAGCTCAATCAAAAAGGCTCGTGCACACACACACCCCAACAACAACAAAACCGGCTGCTAAACTGTTAACAACATGATCCTCACATCAATCTGAAAGAAATCATTTTCTGTCTTATCCTCAAGGAATGGACGGTTTGATCTCCGTATGTCtgcaagaaaacaaaaagtatttcaAAAAAGAACATAGCTTTGGATTCAATCTAGCATCAACCAAAGTCTTCTTGGTTTCCCGTGCCTGAATAGTTTGATTACTTATTCAACCAAGCTAAAATCCACGGGCATAACCCATTTGCCTGTAAACTACATTGTAACAAATTTATTAAAGAGGAAACTGAATTAGAAGttgtaaaaaaagaaaacaatcgAATAAAAATTAAATACCGTTTGCCTTAAAGAATTTTATCTAAAATATTTCCACAAACATATATAGATTCATTTGAGTAAAAGAAAATGtttacattttctttttctacaaTGCCAGAAGCTACGTCGTTTTTACATTGCAAAATGCATGCAATTTcaaaaatagagtttaattttgatgcactgacagtgTAACAATTCGTACAATCATATCCGTTCTTTTGGATGATCATTCATGCGGTCaatataaaaagtagttattttgaCTGATGTGGCGTTACGTAATTGGATGCtcgtgtaaaactactttacacggacaatgcatcaaaattaaattcttcaaaaataaataaataaataaaacaaataaataatgcgTTGGCttaagaatttatttttaatacactATCATGTAAAACCATTTTACACCTACATCCAATCACATAATATTATCTTTTAGATTGACAGGGTGAATGGTTATCCAAGAAAAACAGTTGTGATTGCACATTTTTACACTGTAAGTGaatgaaaattaaactcaaaagTTTTAATAACATAAACTTTTGAGTGAATACTCAAGTTAGTCCCTCAAATTTCATGCTTGAATCAAGTTGGTTCTAGAGTATTTTTCAAAACAACTTAGTACCTAACATTTAAGggggaaaataaacaagaaatagaaaTTGAGGACCAACTTCATTCAAAGAAATTCCAGGGAGTAAATTGAGCATTTACTAGTTTAAAGTCTTTTACGTTACAATTCTTCTTCAAAGATATGAACTTTCTCACTTCTGCTTAGTAAAACAACATGGTGCTGCAATGAAAATGAAAACGACACTTCGAAAGGACGGGACGGACTTGGTGGGACGGGTTACCCTCTTTGACTCCCCTAGAAAACACATTTGCAGACACAGCAATTATAGAAACGGGGAAGAGAAGAAATGCTTACATTGAAACGGCGGTGTAAGGtgcgaaaatgaaaaaaaatcataaaactgtCCGAGTCTGGGTGGGGGGCACATGGATATGTCTCCCTCCAATTTCTCTGCCTTCTCGCTCTTGGCATTTGCAGAATCCGAATTCGGGTCGCTGGGCTTGGGCTTTGGACTCGTTTGGGGCCCATTTTCTGGGCCAAAGCTCTGCTGCGACTGTTCGTTGTCCACGGAAACAGAGTCTTTGGCGGCGGCGAGTTCTTTGACAGTGGACCTGCTGGCGGTGGACTTGCCCAAGGAGGTGGTGCATGCGACGAGGTCAAGGAGTCGTCTAATGTGAGCGACGGCGAGATCTTCGCTGTAGTCCTCTAGaaaatagtaattaaataaataaattgaaaacttcaataaaaaaaaaaattggagaaaagaaaaggagaggaGTGGCGAGAGAGTTGGTCAGTTAAATTTCAGTTATCAAAACCGGACGAAACCAGCTGATTCAATCCACAAATTGGTGAACCAAAGTTTTAGCGGGTGTAGTCTGTTTAACATTAGAATCTTCCATACAATTAAATTGGCAATTATATGAGGTGTATACAAAAATCATataccaaaattaattattaatataaaatatatattaaaatataaatatatcctaaaaataaattaaattatacatatatttatatataaatatattaataattaattttagcatataaataatatttttattaaattgataaaagtAAAACTAGGTAACTCAGTCTAATACTCTAATTCAATCTTAAATTCAATcaaaataaattagattaaatcAGATTCAGCTGACGTATAATTaatgtatataattttataaattttatataacaaaataataaaattttaaatttaaaattaaatttaataaatattatatacattttaactatatatatatatatatatatatatatatatatatattaaaaagacaccaaaaatatatgtatattcaaaattaagtatttttatttataatatatatttaaatataaaatatatattaaaaataaattaaataaataatgatgaagtataaaaaatcatattttattactaatttcaattttataaCTAATTCTTTAAATGTTCTTTTTCACTAcagtgataattaattttttatgataattaatttaaaaagtagacattttaataataatttttgaaaagattatacaTTAATAAAAGAGTCGTAATATGAATATATGATACGAAGAATGAAGAACTTACCCCGGACGATGGCAAGGTGGCAGGGTTTGAGGGACACGATTTCCACTGAATCCTTCAACCTAGCACCTCGCACCTGTGCAACCAATAACGAACTTCGTTAACGCCAGTCGCCAGGCGGGATCTTTTTGGTTAACTCCATTAATCCATTGCATCACTTtaaaaacatttcaaaaaatttggtaaaaagggttgaaaagtaaaaaacaaaTGAGGATTAATCTTGATCTATCAcaccaaaaaaaaagataataataataataataataataataataataataataataataataataataataataataataataattttaaggtTTTTTTGTGACAATAATTTTAGGGATTAATCACTTTTGTAGATAATTACTATTTGTTTTTGTAATGTTTATTTATTTGTCGAGATTAATTCACAAAAGTGATTAATGGCATTAATCTGTTCATGTTTTCTCACTTCATCATTCTTTTACttagaagatagagaaaactGATGCTTCAAAGAAGGATAGACCAACAGGCTTAAATGGTTGAAAATTGTATTAGCCAACGCCCAACGGTGCTAACTTGTTTTAGAAAAGCTTCCCAGTGCATCACTTTTTCTCCTTCCTCTAATCCCATAGACAATTTGTTAGGGTGGATGTTTTATTTAAAACTTATAAACTTATATTATctt
This genomic window contains:
- the LOC112790680 gene encoding protein REDUCED CHLOROPLAST COVERAGE 2 isoform X1, whose translation is MAPKTGKTKPHKAKGEKKKKEEKVLPTVVEISVETPNDSQVTLKGISTDRILDVRKLLAVHVETCHLTNYSLSHEVRGARLKDSVEIVSLKPCHLAIVREDYSEDLAVAHIRRLLDLVACTTSLGKSTASRSTVKELAAAKDSVSVDNEQSQQSFGPENGPQTSPKPKPSDPNSDSANAKSEKAEKLEGDISMCPPPRLGQFYDFFSFSHLTPPFQYIRRSNRPFLEDKTENDFFQIDVRVCSGKPTTIVASRTGFYPAGKRLLVCHTLVGLLQQISRVFDAAYKALMKAFTEHNKFGNLPYGFRANTWVVPPVVADNLSTFPPLPVEDEMWGGNGGGQGRDGKHKKRRWARDFAILAAMPCQTTEERQIRDRKAFLLHSLFVDVSVFEAVSAIQHLKDCRQSPFSDTTIPTSYEERIGDLTIKVTRDVCDASLKLDCKNDGNQVLGLSEEELAQRNLLKGITADESATVHDTPTLGAVIIRHCGYTAVVKVSAEMDWEGSPDSLEVSIEDQPEGGANALNVNSLRMLLHKSSTPQLSNTTQRLQSTDNENSRSAVSLVKKVLEQSLHKLTEEPTRYNKSIRWELGACWVQHLQNQATGKTETKKTEEVKLDPAVKGLGKQGGLLKELKKKIDNRHSTVEHGNDISTCNGVDTNKLDASQQHLEKQDEEKETIWRKLLSDAAYTRLKESKTGLHRKSPDELREMAYKYYIDTALPKLVADFGSLELSPVDGRTLTDFMHTRGLQMSSLGTVVELADKLPHVQSLCIHEMIVRAYKHILQAVVPAVDDFSDLASSIAACLNILFGTPSSDSDTNDAEITSCYELKWKWVELFLLKRFGWQFKHESCQDLRKFAILRGLCHKVGVELVPRDYDMDRASPFRKFDVVSMVPIYKHVACSSADGRTLLESSKTSLDKGKLEDAVNYGTKALSKLVSVCGPYHRMTAGAYSLLAVVLYHTGDFNQATIYQQKALDINERELGLDHPDTMKSYGDLAVFYYRLQHTELALKYVNRALYLLHLTCGPSHPNTAATYINVAMMEEGLGNVHVALRYLHEALKCNKRLLGADHIQTAASYHAIAIALSLMEAYSLSVQHEQTTLQILQAKLGPDDLRTQDAAAWLEYFESKALEQQEAARNGTPKPDASISSKGHLSVSDLLDYITPDADLKAREAQKKARAKLKGKPGQNWETTSDENHKVEDVSQGYSLAETTSDKENKTEAHLEEHWIHKVETTHLDEAQTVLNESNNMAQDDSSDEGWQEAVPKGRSLTGRKTASSRRPTLAKLNTNFMNVSQSSKYRGKPTNFSSPRTNINETSSIGPSSPVSKKFLKSASFTSKINSPNSQAVGADKSGDSNSKSAPASPADNIKAAAPSSAISIKSAGKLFSYKEVALAPPGTIVKAVAEQSPKGNPDVSHEIVATKEIDSYVPSTKVAEEDYGQKPIDDNQQSLVHEHKEKQLVIDMVKGNEVQHEVVEVESQEQRIANDDLVDKKVEVNITTMEVENWHISNNAYEDSSAIEVIEICQATSSDPNPLPRLVEDSKHLFDNDDSVSKEKVKEDEKQQVIKTLPAEGEKQDALETGKEPTKKLSAAAPPFNPSTIPVFGSVPVPVPVPVPGFKDHGGILPPPVNIPPMLAVNPRRSAHQSATARVPYGPRISGGYNRYGNRVPRNKSVFHSSGEHTIDGNPNSPPRIMNPHATEFVPGQPWVPNCYTVPANGYLAPPNGIPVSPNSFTPMSPNDIPVSPSGLPTSLNAIPVNQNGLATSPTSSTDSAQVVNVEPNSENKDQALDEENKDASSAEVIICESEQQQAEQNPGNVSAAIDENCCPRTEEKHAGFGLTAGCSEEDKVTTSKETLDEEKPSKCWGDYSDGEVEMIEVAS